The Candidatus Poribacteria bacterium genome contains the following window.
AGCAATAGCAAGTGGCGGCGATATTGAAGGTTCGGCTACAGGAGTGGCAGGGTCTGGCAAACTCGGTTATGGCTTGTCTGATCAGCTGACGATCTATTTTTCATCAACTGTTCCAAGCGTTATACCCAGTCTTGGTTTTATGTATTTCACTGACCGGAACTCGGATTATTACCTCCATGGCGGTCTCGGGTATACGAGTGCTGACGAGGATAGTCTTCTTTCAATATCAGGTGGAATCGGTTACGAGTTGCGCGATCATGTGTCTCTTGAGTTAGGGCTGGGGTACATTAGGTATACTGATACCTATACCAGTGCATGGAATCCTTGGACAGGTGTGACGATCAATGAAACATCTCATAGTAATATTATTACCATAGCAGCTACTTTTAACGTCCATTTCTATTAGGCTCCTTGACGGTGTTGCCCAACTAATGAATATATTATACCGTTTCTGAAAATAGATAGCATATCTGACTTTTCTGAAGGGGTGCACGGTAGCGCAAACTAACTGTTTATGCTACATGCACATTGGAAGATATTCAATTAGAAATGGTATAAGTATGATGATGCTGAGGAAGATTCCCGAGTGTTGCGCGGTGGCTTTTGGCTTGATACTACCCGGTTTATGCGGGTTTCTGCGCGCGGATGGTCCACGCTGTCGTTTACAAGTGCTTACATCGGTTTTCGTTGTGTGCAGGGTATGAGTCCTTAAACGCGATTGCAAGCCGCGTCTACCAATTTTCCCATGAGCCCTACGTACTGCGCGCCGCTGACGAGGTTTGAAACCTCACCAGCGAAGATGTTGCGTAAGTCCTATGTCTGTGTCAACAACTAAAATTACCTACGCTAAAAATTGATGTTGTGTAAGTCCTAATTTTTTAACAAAAACTCTATAAGGAGAAACTAAGATGAACAGGAGAGATATTAACCGGTACAAGTTGGCTTGGATCGGTGCAATGTTGTTATTGGGTTTAGGGGTGTATTCATGTGGTAGAGAAATGCCCACCATACCGACGGCTGAAGTGGTTGAGATTGATCCAAATGATGCGAATGCTCTCTCAAGTGCTCTTATCATAGATAATGCTCAGGAGATAGATGGTACGCCGCCATCGCCATCAGATACTCCTACTGCCCCTCGGATTGAAGGAAATGTTGAGGAGTTAATCTCTTCAAATGGCAGTACCTTTCTCCTACCGTTCCGATACTCGGCAGCTAACAAACTGGCAGGGTATTATGTCTGGATACGAGGATCTGATAGGCACTTTGATGTGCCTTATACAGAGTTATCCCCGGCCATTGTCCAGGGCAACGCCGGGGCACCTGGGGCACCTGCTGCCCCTTCAGCAGCCAATGGTAATCTCATTATCCCCATTGGTCTTCCGCAAAACCTCGGGATAGGTCAATTTGAAGTGATTTACGGGGTCTATGATGACATTGGACAAATCAGTAACTTCATAGAGACTCGGATAGGATTGGTTAAGGTTGGAACGGGAGCACTCCAAGTTTCGCTCGCGTGGGACAGCACACCAGATATTGATCTTTGGATAACCGATCCGTCCGGTATTGAGATCTATTATCGTCATAAATCTTCTCCTACAGGCGGCGAGCTGGATCTGGATGATAGGGATGGTTTCGGCCCAGAGAACATATATTGGACGCAAGACGCACCAGACGGAGTCTATAAGATTGAAGTCGATTATTATCATGGCAGTGGAAAGGACGGTCAACCTGGGGGCACTGGACCTACAGATTACACTGTCACTATAAACGGGCTGGGATCTCATCGGGTGTTCGTGGGTTCTCTGAATACTCATGGAGATAGAGACTTGGTTGTTGAAATAGTAAAGCAAGGAAGCAGTCTAACCTTCCATTAGTATTTTCGGTGGTCTGTTCAGGGACATTCAGTTTTCGTGTATTTTCCAATTATATTTCTAATGAGTGCACGACACGAAGACCCGATTTACAGATTTTGGAAAATTGAAAACGGGTGTCTCTAATGGCTGGCTCAATTGTGGCTCATGCTTGACATAAGTCTAATTCACGCCAAGGAGAATTCTTTTATGCCCCTTTTTTTTCTTATATCACAAGGTTGTAAGGTTACCGTCAAAACGGCTTTCGGCATAATGATCCTTTTTTTTTTCTTTTTTACTTTGGCGGGGCCGGTCGATGCGTTTCAAACAGTTTTGGTGCGGACGACTGACGGAAACGTCTACCAAATCCGATTTCTTAATAACAATCCTCTCAATTCATATCAGAGAGGCAACTTTATAGACGACTTTTCCATTTACAATCAAACAGGAGACGTAGAGTTGTGTCCGGGACCTGACGATCCGGTGGTATGGGAACTCTACACGGCAGCACGCGTTTTAGCAAAAACACGGCGTAGCACACCCGTCTATAACACAGATACACTCGCCGAGGCTTTGGCCCAAGCTGTGGTAGATCAAGAATTATTACCAGTGACGGCAGCTGAAAAACTGGTAGTCGGAGAAATTGTTGGACATATCACAAGCGAAATACAAAGCCATACATTTCTGAAAAGTCTCAGGATAATCCCTAAGAGTGGTCCGATAGCATTTATCGCCTTACCTGCGAATTTGATTGCAAAGATTGGAAAGACAGAGATCCGAATGCGAAAACTGCTTTATGCGTTTTGGATCGCTTCGACACATGCCAATACTGCGATAGTCCTACAGAAAGTTGCCAATCAAGAAGCCAAAAAGTTATGGGATGCCATCAATGCTGGCAATGTTGTTGACATTTTAGGCGGTGATCTTGATGTAGACATGGAATCGGGTGAAGTTTCAGGTGGCATGAGCATAGATGGGCCTTTACGTCTAAGACTGATGGCAGGAGTTTATCAAGAAAATGCTGAGCGTGCAGCAGAATTAGGGACTGACTTGGAAAGTGATAATGCGTGGCACAGTTGGTTGCTGGGTTTCACAGGGATTGGTGGTATACTGGAGTTGATCGCTGCTCCTTTTGATGCTCACCGATTAAAGGGTGCGCTTGAGGAGTTGGAGACTTCATCAGGCGAAAGACTTGCGGATAAGATTGAAGAAAACATAGAGGACCTATACGAATCAGCTGCATTTCAACTAAATTGGCATGGATTTTGTTCGCCTGACTTGCGACTCGGTGCGTCGTACTTTGATGTGTATGAAGGTCACGATCTTATCTACACCTTGGCTCTGGATTCTCCACCGGATGGCGTTGCGATGATCACGATAAGCAGCGATAATCCCGATGCGACGGTTTCTCCTGCTATGCTGACGTTTACCGCCAGCGACTGGTACAAACCCAAAACGGTGAGACTGTTGACGATCGAAGATGCTGATACTGTAAATGAGCGGGTATACCTGACGCACACAGCAACGGGCTACGGTGAGATTCTTCCTCAAGGCACTTCGTTTCTGATCATTGATCGCAAGGGTAACGAGGCACCGAAGTTAGTGAAGACGATTGATTCTCTGATCCTGTCGTTGGGTGATGAGTTGAGGTTAGACATCGCCGATTACTTCCAAGATCCAGAGGGAGGTGAACTCAGGTATTCGCACTCAGTGATGGGTCAGAACTTCGACGTGTTAAGGGTCCAGCGAGATGCGGTAGGTTCCTGGATAACGATTCGTCCTCAGAAGGTAGGGAGTACGAGGTTGCACATCTGGTCGATAGATCCGGCGGGCTTGAAAACTGGGCTGGCTTTTCCTGTCACGGTCACCGATCCCCAAAACCGTCCACCTATGGCGGTTGATCCAATCCCTGATCAAACACTGAGGGTTGATGATCCTGCCACACCACTGGACTTATCCACCTACTTTCTTGATCCAAATGGCAAAACGCTCACTTACACAACAGAACTGAGTAATCCAGGTCCGGTGCTGCCACAGGTCATCGGTTCGGAGCTCACGATTTCAGCTTGGAACGTCGGCAGCACCGAGGTAACAGTCAAAGCGACAAATACCAACGACTTATTCATCACACAGACCTTTACCGTCACTGTCACTGCTGAGGATACTGGAGATCCATCACCGGAGCCAGTTACGCAATCTTTTGATCTCGCGATTGAATCTTTGATAATCAGCAAGGATATCTTGGCTCCCGATGAACCCTTCACTTTATCTATCGAAATCTACAACAAGGGACCCGGCGATTCTCCGGGGCCCGCCTTATCGTATTATCATTCGTCTATTCAAGGACTTGCCATAGGAGATCGTCCCCAATTGCAAGGAACAGTGTTGTTGGATCCACTCAAGGCTGGCGAGCGCATCACAAAGATAATTCCGTTAAAGGCACCCTCAACGCCGAGAACCTATTATTATGGTGCCTGGTTGGCAGCGAATTACGGCGATACGGATATTTATAACGATGTTGCTACCGAAGTCGGTGTCATTGTCAGCGACACAGTGAATGCAAGAGTCCAGTTGATATACTGGACCGAGGACAGTAAAATCTACCGGAGTAAGTTAGATGGAACCCAGCGCAAAGTTATCCTTGTGAGGAAAGGTATGCGGTTAGGTCGGCTTGCCCTGGATG
Protein-coding sequences here:
- a CDS encoding T9SS type A sorting domain-containing protein, with the translated sequence MPLFFLISQGCKVTVKTAFGIMILFFFFFTLAGPVDAFQTVLVRTTDGNVYQIRFLNNNPLNSYQRGNFIDDFSIYNQTGDVELCPGPDDPVVWELYTAARVLAKTRRSTPVYNTDTLAEALAQAVVDQELLPVTAAEKLVVGEIVGHITSEIQSHTFLKSLRIIPKSGPIAFIALPANLIAKIGKTEIRMRKLLYAFWIASTHANTAIVLQKVANQEAKKLWDAINAGNVVDILGGDLDVDMESGEVSGGMSIDGPLRLRLMAGVYQENAERAAELGTDLESDNAWHSWLLGFTGIGGILELIAAPFDAHRLKGALEELETSSGERLADKIEENIEDLYESAAFQLNWHGFCSPDLRLGASYFDVYEGHDLIYTLALDSPPDGVAMITISSDNPDATVSPAMLTFTASDWYKPKTVRLLTIEDADTVNERVYLTHTATGYGEILPQGTSFLIIDRKGNEAPKLVKTIDSLILSLGDELRLDIADYFQDPEGGELRYSHSVMGQNFDVLRVQRDAVGSWITIRPQKVGSTRLHIWSIDPAGLKTGLAFPVTVTDPQNRPPMAVDPIPDQTLRVDDPATPLDLSTYFLDPNGKTLTYTTELSNPGPVLPQVIGSELTISAWNVGSTEVTVKATNTNDLFITQTFTVTVTAEDTGDPSPEPVTQSFDLAIESLIISKDILAPDEPFTLSIEIYNKGPGDSPGPALSYYHSSIQGLAIGDRPQLQGTVLLDPLKAGERITKIIPLKAPSTPRTYYYGAWLAANYGDTDIYNDVATEVGVIVSDTVNARVQLIYWTEDSKIYRSKLDGTQRKVILVRKGMRLGRLALDVLGGKMYWTEFPISGGSTTLKCSNLDGSGIENVVVNIGALTDLFLDTSNSMVYWAVIVGRFEGNKIRRSNLDGSQVEDLVTNFNLGSIGQFELLESFAVDVSGSKMYWTEAAYKIRANNTIQIIAAGKIRRSNLDGSQVENLVTGLSSRAIALDILAGKMYWINNHTSKIQRSNLDGSQIEDLVSAPNMETHFNLSLDVSDGKMYWGSTHIVLRANLDGTEAEILYEVADPLDNIIGDIVFAALPGNMTHAAPSTAHRILTAIHPKETFLLPNYPNPFNPETWIPYQLSESTDVTLSIYSVDGNLVRTLDLGHQAAGIYQSKSRAAYWDGRNQFGEPVASGLYFYTLIAGDFTATRKMLIRK